The Macaca nemestrina isolate mMacNem1 chromosome 12, mMacNem.hap1, whole genome shotgun sequence genome contains a region encoding:
- the LOC105487003 gene encoding uncharacterized protein: MLQPGLTPLLGGLSRALGAQGLPPLANFLLGNRGLDAHINLSLHLRSEEAPLEETEAAATHESRSGGYGSEPARERASSQGRKGESSERRREGRTGPKTSPPRGSCCPAREHRSVTRDAAEARREPPKGLSWRDSHRCPEGPRTESTLAPAGLHMLRALERSKAVAVGRGRWDARLAGRAGLRSGAAAALPGKAALAAGLSTGEDRLRPARLRRALTAGAAPARPLVHGAPISGCGSHCKEGVASTLAAAETLGPRLAASTKRAGGRSAALLRPRASRGPTPPRP; the protein is encoded by the coding sequence ATGCTGCAGCCGGGTCTCACACCTCTCCTGGGTGGCCTTTCAAGAGCTCTGGGCGCTCAGGGGCTGCCGCCTCTTGCAAATTTCCTCCTGGGAAACAGAGGCTTGGACGCCCATATTAACTTGTCACTGCATCTCCGAAGTGAGGAGGCCCCTTTGGAAGAGACAGAGGCGGCGGCAACCCACGAGTCCCGCTCCGGAGGCTACGGGTCTGAGCCGGCGAGGGAAAGAGCTAGCAgccaaggaaggaaaggagagagcagcgaaagaaggagagaagggcgCACTGGTCCCAAGACGTCTCCACCGAGAGGCAGCTGCTGCCCTGCTCGCGAGCACCGCAGTGTCACCCGCGACGCAGCAGAGGCGCGGCGAGAGCCCCCGAAAGGTCTCTCTTGGCGTGACAGTCACCGCTGCCCAGAAGGCCCCCGTACTGAGAGCACCTTAGCGCCTGCGGGTCTGCACATGCTCCGTGCGCTAGAGCGCAGCAAGGCTGTGGCCGTGGGGCGCGGGCGCTGGGACGCGCGGCTGGCGGGCCGGGCAGGGCTGCGCTCGGGAGCGGCCGCCGCGCTTCCCGGGAAGGCTGCGCTGGCTGCGGGGCTCAGCACAGGGGAGGACAGGCTGCGGCCGGCGCGGCTGCGGCGCGCGCTGACAGCCGGGGCCGCCCCGGCGCGCCCATTGGTCCACGGTGCACCAATCAGTGGCTGCGGCTCTCACTGCAAAGAGGGCGTGGCCTCAACTCTGGCCGCCGCCGAAACTCTGGGGCCGCGCTTGGCAGCGAGTACAAAGCGGGCTGGTGGCCGCTCTGCGGCACTGCTCCGGCCGCGCGCCTCCCGGGGGCCCACACCCCCGCGTCCCTAA